A region of the Lachancea thermotolerans CBS 6340 chromosome E complete sequence genome:
GGTTTCTGAAATAGGTCAGCGGAGACCGTCAGGGAGGGATTTGATTGCAAGTGACCGATAATTCTCAAAGCCGCACTGAATTGAGACAGATTCAGAAATCCCTGGTTTCCGTTATCACAGATTGCCCATATTTGAGACAAGAGCTGCGCGTTCAGTCCAGATTGGTTGAATAGATGCTTAACCGATTCGCCGGTGACGATACCTAGATCCTCAGGATCCAGTTTGCGGAAGTGCTGCCCATAAACTTCCTGCTCCTGGGCCGAAAGTGGGGTTTTGAATGTGACCGAGGCCATCTCGATACAATACGAATAGCCGACCAAAAGTTACTTTGCAGATATGAGGAGCTGAAAGATATGAAAGGATATTCTCTCATCTATGAAAGTTACCTCCGAAAAGGGGTGGTACGCTCCTTTGATACGAAATCATGATACCAATTATCATTCTGTACCAGCCTGGCACCAATCCGTGTTGACGACGTTTCTAAAGATGCcttgcttgaaaatgtcCAGTAGCTACTTGCACTTGTAGGCTTTAAAACCCATTTAAGCTTCTCTTGAAGATGTACTTTCATTTTAAAATGACGCCTACTCGCAAAACCAACCAATAATAGAGCGATGATCTTGACCAGTTTTCAATACTTCTGCATTCCCCTGCCTGTTTTACAGTGACCAACAGTTATTTACTGATTCCTGGTATGATCATACGCATCGAAACTTAGAAGGTGGTCGATCGCTTTAATGTTTTGTTTTACGTACCTGTCATTCAACAATCAGTATGTGAAAATTAAAGTTGTTCCAAACGTGTTAAAAAGTTAAGATATAAGCAATCAACCTTCAGAGTTTAAGGCATGAGGCTCATCCGGTGTGAGATATGAGTCGTTAGGTTTACAGCATGATTACAAGGGAAATATCAGCCAATTGAGAAACCTATCAAGAAATCAATCACAACAAATAGGGCTGATCCAAAGGTTTATATAGGGAAACATCTAACAAGGATCTGTAGAAAGCCTAGCAAATTACCATTAAGCTTAACAGTGTTTAATACCAGCCGCTTATCAAAGGTTGAAGTTTGATATAATATGTAAAGGGCAAATAAAGGCAAAGACAACTATATGTTAATGTCGTCATGAATATTCTTCTGAAATAAGGCAAtttggccgagtggttaaggcgtAAGATTAGAAAtcttttgggctctgccCGCGCAGGTTCGAATCCTGCAGTTGTCGTTatttctttttgagttttttaTGTGAAGCAGTGTCGAAAACACGGTCAGTTAATTTGGCTCTCGAAAGATCTCGAGAATCCGAAAACTTAGAGGAATTGTGCCATGGCGCTCTTTTTTTGTAAGCACTGTTGGCTAAGGCTTTCAACTTTGTCAAAGTTAAACATTTAGTCACGTGTACAATTCTTCATATCCAAGTTAGCAACAATAACGATGAGTGAACCTTAGCGGTTTGAATACGAATGCTCGACGGCGGAGACTGGCTGCCCTGGTTCGCTAGCTATGCCTCTTATAAACAAGAAATACTTTAGTACATTGTTAGCGTCCTCTGTGTTGGCCCTCTTCTTAGGGCTCACCACCGACTCTAAACTCACATACTTTACGTCGGACCACGACAAGGCTGCGCACTTCGTCGTGTTCTTTCTAGAGTCATGGCTTTTCACTAAGTCGCTTATCCCGAGAAGAATAAAGTTGTTGTCGCATACTGTTGATAAGTACATACTGAGCCTGCTTGTGTGCGCCGTTGGCGCCGGCGTGGGCAGCGAATTTGCGCAAGCGGTTTTGTCGCGCGGGCGCCGACAATTTGATTCCCTGGATATTGTTTGCAACGTCTGCGGCGGGACGCTAGGAGTGGCTGTAGCTGGTCACGCAGAATTCCTATGGCGTTAATTTCGTTTAGTTATGTACAAGTATGTCCTCAGAAAATGCTAGCAGGCGCCTTTTCTCACTTCAGCTTGATGTACGCTCTGTGTGCTATCGCGGTCTTGTGCATCTGGTCGCGCTTATCAAAGCCGGAGCTGTTGCCCTTAAACACCGATATCAgttcttctccaagacGCACGGCAAAATCACTCGACACTCTTTTGTTTGCGCCCTCCATGATCCATTTCCACGCCATCCTGTTTCTCTGCCTAGCGTTCAGTGGCACAGGAATCACGGCAGCCTTGGCGACACCAGTCTTGAATGTCTTGACCACCATCATAGGCGCTAAGTCGTCGAGAGCCTTTTTGAGCAACTGGATGGGGTCTTGACGCGTGTAACAGAAAACGAGGTACAAGGCGCGTGACAAAGTCTTCTCCGCACGCTGCTTCTTCCCATGGCGCATGATCATGTTCGTGACGTGCTGCAGCGTCTCGTCTTGACGCTCGGGCAAAGGTACAGTTTTGAGCACCTCCCACTCCGCGATCTGCTCTTCGGAAGGTTCAAACGTCTTCTTCGCATTTAGtgcttcttccaaaaggtTGACCTTCGATTGTCCTGGCCCTGCCAACGACGATTCGGGCAAATATGGCTGTTCTGTGAACTCGGATCTAAGTGATTCAATAGCCTCCAACCAGGAATTAATTTCTGTGTCTGGAAGTGAGCTTCTGTCTTCACTGGCCTTCTCTGCTGTGCGCTGATCCACGGTACCACTTTGGAACCTAATGCAGTTGGGTAGTTCACAATGCCTCACCGCCACGCAACTTGCAGGCAAACGGGGGCCATTCTTCCATAGAGCAGGGCTTAGCTGCCTTCTTAAAGCAAACATGGCAACTTCCAAATACCTCTAACTGCCTGCCAAAGCGTTATAGAATACACTTGGACTCGCTCCATAAGCAAATTTTTTAGTTCTCCTGCCTTTCAGTTGCAATCAAAGTCACATGACATCCATCTTAGTTTATGAAGGCCTGTAAAATAAGCTGGAGTTAAAACTCATCATCTTAATCAAAAGATCGTAAGAGCCAAAACCAGATCTTGGAAAGGCACTTGCGACATTTGGTTATTGCCCGGGATGATGGGAATAAGGTCCGATTTTTTGTACCAAAGCCTGACGCTGATGGTTGTTGAAAAGGACGCGTCAGTGCTACGAAAGGTTGAGCCACAGCAACTGATACCCGAACTACTAGTACACATGACTGACACGATCCCACATGAGATATTTCAGACCGGCTCCGATACAGAGTCTTTGGTAGCACGCCTCAAGTTCATGGGTGAGCACCTAACTTCGCAATTCGCGAACAACCATGTGTATCCATTCACTATGCATCGCATATGCGAGGTATGTTTTCACCCACTGAAGTACTTTAAGACGCACGAGCTAGGAAAGTTTGTTAACGCTTTGGAAAAGTGCTGCTTGGTGAGTAGCCCCCTTGAAGAGGAGAGCGAGACAGCGTGCGAGGACGTTAGTGACGCCGGGAATGTATCGCTATCCAAAATACCTTGGGTAACGCAGGTTGATGAAAAGGACCTCGCCTCGTTTTTGCGTGAGATTGAGGCCACTGTCAGCGCCAATTTTGGTTACGAGcaagatgatgatgaaggCGAAGAAGGCGACGGATTGGATATTAGCCGTAACAGCGACGTACAGCACAACTTGCtcgacgacgatgacgacgacgacgacgaagatgacgaagatTACAGTGATGATCTAaacgatgaagaagatgctgGGAGTGGTGGCGGTGAGGATGAGGAAATTATAGTCGAAGAACAgattgaggaagatgagAGTTACAGTGACGATGAGACAAGCAACGGCAGCAACGAGCATCGCGGTGAAATTGAAGGTGCAGGCGCCATCGACGAAGGAGAAACTACgagcgaggacgaggaTACAGAGACATCCGATGCACTGCGAAAAAGGAAGACGACCGAGCTAGATGATTTTGGTGAAAGAGACAGCGAAGTTTTTCCTGTTAATACAACaccaaagaaaaaaaagcatGGGCTGGCAGGTGATGCATCATTGGCCGAGTCTCCCTTGTTTGCACAGGGAACTGCAGTACAAAGTAAAAGTGTGGAACATCAGGTATCGGTGCTGATCTCGCCAAGCACTGCCATACCGCCTCAACCCGATAAAGTAGCGGCTGTTACAGATGATGGCAATGAGACTAGCCCTTTGAGCTATAAGAGCTCGAGACGTTAGTATACTATGCATTCCTCTCACGAAGCAAGCTACAGAAAGGCAAATTTATATGGTTTAGGTCTGCTTAAGTTTTGTATTTCAAGTTATAATAAATAACAGTAGTAATATCTCAGTTGTACTGATGAATATAGATATTGAGTGGGAAGTGTAGGTGATTCCGTCTTCTTTCATGAATTCATAATAAATTTATGACCGGCTCTGGTTCTTGATTCCACGGCCAGTGAGTTTTTAGGGATGCTATATTTGATCACCATCTCATCATGCTCATATCGTTTCTGAGTCTCATGTAGTCGAGTAGACCCTCAATCTTACCGGTACCGGCAATAGCGATGTCCTGGTCCCACAATCTGTCAGAGGCCCAGGCCTTGACGTCCTTGACGGTAATGTTGTCGATCTTCTCGAAAACGCGAGTCAAATCTGGCGCGGCGCCCAGAGCCAAAGTCTCAGCACCCAGGGAGTGAGCGAGCTTGACACTGTCGGCGGCGACAGAGCCTAGTTGCAGCTTCAGCAGGGACTTAGCACGGGCAACCTCCTGCTCAGTAACAGAGATAGACAGTCTGTTCCACTGCTTCAAGGTGAAGTGGGTGAGGTCGTCAATTTGGTGAATGTTGGAGGTCTCCGCAGAGAAACCCCATAGACCGGCGTCCTTGTAAGACAAAGAGTAGTGGTCGAAGGAGTCGCACAAGTGGTATTCCTGAACTTCGTCGATCAACTTGACACCCTGGAGTCTAGAGGCAGGCTCGGCCTCGGCGTAAGAGCCGAAGACTTGAGCAGCGACCTTGGCGACGTAGTAGTTTGGAGAAGTGACAGGCTCACCTTCTGCAGCAATGGCAATCCAGGCCTTGGGCAGGGTGTCGTCTCTCAATCTGACTTCAGAGCCCAAGAACgaagacttcttcttttcgaCGGGCTTGTCACCGGACTGCAAAGAAATCTGGGACTCGACAGCCTTGACGAGCTCATCGTGGGCGACGTTGCCAGAGCCCACAATCACAGCGTTGGAGTTGTGGAAGTGGTAGCGGGCGTGGGTCTGCAGGTCGGCCTTCTCCAAGGCCTCGATAGACTCGACGGTACCTCTGACGGGTAGGCCCAAAGGAGTGTTTTGGAAGGCGGTGGCGTGCAGGTGCTCCAAGACGCGACCAGGGTGGTTGCTAGCCTCGAACGCGGCAACCTCTTTGGCAGTCTTGGCCAAGGCCCCGGCAGTGGCAGCATCGGAGGAGGATTCCAAGGCGGCGGAGATGTGGGACTGCAGGAGGTCTAGTGGCTTGGAGACAGCGCCCGAGCCGGCTGCGAAGGAGGCAACGTAGGACTGGTAGTCTCTGGCTGTCTTAGTGGAGAGCTGGATGCCGGCCTTGGCAGCCTGCTGCGCGCCCTCAGAGTGGAACAAGTGGGCCAAAACGTTGGAGACACCGTTGTTGTAGGGGTTTTCGGAGGCAGAGCCGCTGCCGAAGACCACACCGACGGTGGCCGCGGCGGACTGCTCGTTGGTGAGCGTGGCGACCTTGATGCCGTTGGACAACTCGGTCACTACTGGCTTGCTGGCGGGGGTCACAAGCCCTCTCTTGAAAACGGATCTGGTGGCAGATCTAAGCATTGAGGAAGGTACGGTTAAATGTGTGCAGAACGAACCCTGGGAATGGCCCTAACGAAACTGAAAGCTATGAGCGCGAGTGGTTGTGCGAGGCCAAATCCAAAAATCTTTTCCAGCTTCGCTACCATCGGGTTTAGAAAACAGCCTGCCTGTGCTGGGAAAAAAGCGATGCGCCGGCGCGAGCAGCACACCGTAGTGGGAACAGCGCTCGCGACGCACGTACAGGCTGGGTAAATGCGCGGAAGTGATTGGTTCGTGAAATATGATAGAAATATCGACCACATGACCTTTGTCGCATTCGCCGTCCGGCGCGACAAGTGGCCTCGGCGGTTGCGTAGTGTGTGACATATTATTGCCGCTGTGTATCTCCTGGCAACAGTCGTCGCTGAGCGGGGTCCTCCGGAGGGGGAGTTTCATCCAGGCGCTCGGAGGAACCTGTCCACCGAAAGGCCGCCTTATATAGCTCGCTTGGGGAGAAAAAAGGGGATAACACTCCTGTAGCCGCTGAGGCCGCGAAGCGCGGAGCGTCGCACCGCCACATTCGACAGATCACGCATACGCGCGCAGTAAAAGCGCGAGCCAGGCAGAAACATGTACGTTTCAGCACTGCTTCCGCGCTCCATGCCCTTGACGGCAGCCTAGCCAGCAACACCCGCAAGAGGCTTGTccggtcacgtgacatatCGCTGGGTCTTCCCCAACAATATTTACCCATCACCTGCGACGACGCGACCTCATGCGTCccagagaagcttctggCCCACACGCgattttcttctggaaggTGACGCACTACGCGGCAAAGCTCGAGCGTAAGCAGAGCGCGCTTTTGCGGATACAGCGCGCCTACCGGATGCATGGTGCCTAATGGCTTGTCATCATCTCATCGGCCCATTTCCGCGAAGGCCGATTTCGGGCTTGCACAGGCTTCTGTTTCCAGCGGATCGGCGCCTTTTGTTTCCGCTGGCGGGCCAACGCATTCCCTTCTGCTATTTCAGTGGGCTTTCCGACAATCGCCTGTCGAGCGTCGAGCATCAGCTGTTCCGTGCGGCGCTCACTTTCCCGCGcagcaaaacaaaaacgtaTCGTGTGAGCGCCGGTGCTAAGTTTTTTTGTTCCTCCGTCGGAACCGGGTTTTTTTCGCTTCCGCATCGGTCCCGTGCCGTGCGGCTCTTAGTCATCCGCGAAGATCCCGCGGCAGGCCAGCAATAACAGCAGCGCTCGTCAATTGTCGCATGAAATGGCTCGgcagttttttgaagctccGGGCGCTAAAACACATCAGCAATATAAAAACAAATGCAATATTCGCACCGCCGCGGGCTCGAGTACACGCGTAAAGAAGTGTATTGTATCACAGGCTCTCACAACCTCCTGCTAGCATGAACCAAACACCTCTTTTAATGTCCGTCTCGCGACAGTGTCTGCTTGCGCAGAAAGTTCGGCAGAAGCTTATACGGTGTGCCAGCCCGGCCAAAGACACAGATATTGACCTGCGCCTGTTGGTAGGCCACGCCAACTTGCTCGACCGGCTGGCCCGCGAGGCCGCGGacgcggcggcggcggcagtGCCGTACGAGGCGACCGAGCAGCGCACAAAAAGCCGGCATCACGTGCCGAAGAGCTCGCAGAGCGTGTTGGAGCTCGAGAACTCGGATTCGGAGTCCGACTCGGACGCCGACTCGGATGCGGATGCGGACGAGTTCTGGTCCAGCTCCGATTCGGACGACGACGCCGACTCGGACGACTTCTACTCGGAATCTGACGGGGACTCGGATCTCGAccccgaagaagaagcagacGCCGAGTGGGACACCCAGATGGGGATCGCCAAGTACGAAGCAGCCGGGCCCTACTGTCTCTACAAGCCCGTGTCGCGCTACATCACGACTACGACTGTGGTTTTGTCggacgaggaagacgaagacgacgaggagCCGGTGTGCCATGACCACACGGCCCTGCGGCGCTTCCCCGCCGTCGAGCCCGCGCTCATCAGAGCGTGAGCGCTTGCGACCGAGGCTCCGCGCCCGTCTGCTTTTCTCCATTACGCCCTAACCACGACTGTTACGACCGCCACGACCATTCATGACGACCATAAAACCCTAATTCGCGATGCCTTGGCGCGCGCTTGCGCGCCCTATAATAAACCTCGTTTCTGTACATAACTACAAACGACTAGTTAAATCACTTTTCACATATCTGGCGTCGCCCTGGCGCGCCGTGCGCGTtccgcggcggcggccgccCTCGTCTGGGCATGGCAATATGCGCTTTATCAAAAGCCCATCACGAGCTACAAACGGCGCTCTCAAAAACCCGTCCACGGTCGGGTTTGTAGAACTCCCGCTCGGTGTTTCTATTCCGGATTTGCTTATCGTAACCGAAAATTAGATATCACTTTGTAGGTGGGCTCAGGGTCGACTCATAAAACGCGCCAAGTCCAACTAGCTGCTGCACTCGCCATACAGTGGACACCAGCTCCGTTTGCTAGCAATTGATGACTAACGACTATATCCCAATCGACCGGCCGAAGCCTGTGCAAGCCAGGCGGAAGTGGATGATAACCGCTCTGGCAGCGTTCCTGACAGTCTGCCTGTGCCGACTGGCCTATGTTACGAGCCACAGGGCGCCTCCAGCGGGGCAGACGCTCGCATGCGACTCTGTCAAAACAATCAGCGAACTACCTGTGCATAAGatccagaagcttctcGACGACAAGGCCCTGTACAACCAGACGCTGGCGAAACTCCAAAACGCTGTTCGTGTGCCAACAGAGGTGTACGACACCGTGGTGAACCCTGAGATCGACGCAGACGACGCTGTCTGGGCGCCATTCGTGGAGATCCACAAGCAGCTCGCCCGCGACTTCCCTGCGGTCTGGGCAAACCTGCGCGTCGAAAAGGTCAACCACTATGGCCTCCTCATCACCTGGGAAGGCTCCGACAGCGACCTGAAGCCCGCGATGTTCGCCGCTCACATGGACGTTGTGCCTGTCGAGCGCAAGACGTGGTCGCAGTGGAAACACGAGCCCTTCTCTGGTGACCTGACCGTTGACCCCGACTTTGGCACATTGTTGTGGGGCAGAGGCTCTTTTGATGACAAAAACATGCTCATTGGTGTGCTGCAGGCTCTAGAGTACATGCTCACCCAGGAGCCCGAGTTCAAGCCTAAGCGTGGCGTTGTAGTTTCCGTGGGCTTCGACGAGGAAATCGGCGGCCACTTTGGCGCTGCTTACCTGACCAAAATTCTGCAGGAGCGCTACGGACACAAGGGTATGTTGTCTATCATCGACGAGGGCGTGGTTGGTGTtaaagagattgaaaacgTCATGATTGCGGCTCCTGGTATTGGCGAAAAAGGCCGCATTGACCTTTGGTTCCACTTAAACACCCCAGGTGGCCACTCTTCGGTGCCACCTGACCATACTTCCATTGGTATCGCCGCAGAGCTCATCTCGGACATCGAAAGTGAGAAGTTCCCTGCGACCTTCGCCCCTCAAAACCCACTGTCTCAATATTACAGATGcattgccaaaaactctgACACCATggaaaagagcttgaaacGCGACTTCGAGTTTTCCATGCAGGACCCTAAGGCCAACAGCCGCGTTGTCGAATACCTGATCGAAACTGGCGGAAAAAAGATTGAATATCTGTTGCGTAGCACCCACGCCGTCGACATCATCCAGGGCGGTATCAAAGCCAATGCTCTTCCAGAGACAGTGTCATTTTTGGTTGATTCGCGTATTGCAGTGGACTCTAGCGTAGCTGAGGTCCAAGATGTGTTCATCAAGAGAGCTGTGAAAATTGCCAAGAAGTACGATTTAGGCGTTGTTTTCGAGGGCGAAGTGCTGCTTCCTGCTACGCCAAACGGAAACTTCAACATCACTCTCGCTGGCAAGCCATTGGAACCTGCCCCACCATCCCCAGAGAACGACGTGTGGGGCATATTTGCTGGCTCCATAAAGACCTTTTACGAAGACGTGATCTTCCCTAAGACATTTTCCGAGCCTCGTGAGCTTGTTGTTGGGCCCAGTATAATGTCTGCTAATACCGACACTGCACACTACTGGGACCTGACCGATAACATCTACCGTTACCAACCAGGGTTTGCAATGGAGGACACCCTCTCAACTATTCACTCGGTAAACGAACACATCAATTTCGACACTGTGATGCATGTCGTGGGTTTCACCTACGGTTACATTCACGCAGTTAACAAGTTCGAGAAGTAGAACGGAATGCGCGATCGAACTCTGCTGAACGGGCCTTAGACGCTTGTTCGCACCTCTATAAGCTGCTGTAACTCATAATTAACTCACTGCCTTGTAGACTTTTTCGTGTACGTTGATGTACTTTACAATTTGACTATCGTCTTGGTGGCGAAATCACATCTTACTGACACTTCAACAACTCTACAACTGATACAGCATCGGATCTATCACTTGGCGTGAAATGGCGACTACCGTAGCATCCGAGTACTCAAATGAAGTGAAAAATACACCCATTGAACACCAATTCAACCCTTACTCTGACAATGGTGGCACTATTTTAGGGATTGCCGGTGAAGACTTTGCAGTACTAGCAGGCGATACCAGGCACACAACAGATTACTCGATTAACTCGAGATACGAACCCAAGGTTTTTGACTGTGGTGATAACATTCTGATCTCTGCGAACGGGTTCGCAGCCGACGGCAATGCCTTGGTGAAGAGGTTCCAGAATAGCTTGAAATGGTACCATTTCGACCACAAcgacaaaaagctttccatgAGATCGGCTGCTAGAAACATACAGCATTTACTGTACGGAAAGCGCTTCTTTCCTTACTACGTTCACACCATTATCGCGGGgctcgatgaagaaggaaaggGCGCGGTGTATTCATTCGATCCTGTGGGGTCTTACGAGCGTGAGCAATGCCGCGCAGGTGGTGCTGCTGCATCGCTGATTATGCCATTCTTGGACAACCAAGTGAACTTCAAGAATCAGTATGAACCAGACAGTCATGGTACTAAGCGCAAGCATGTCAAGTTCCTAACTGTCGAAGAGGTCGTGCAGCTGGTAAGGGACGCATTCTCTTCCGCCACAGAGAGACACATCCATGTGGGTGACGGTGTTGAGATTCTGATAGTCACCAAAGAAGGAGTGCGGAAGGAATTTTTCGAACTGAAGAGGGACTGAGGAAGGTCGCTTTTCCGGTTAGATATGTTACATAAATGTATATCAACGGCCAACATCAGAGGGTGTAGGATACGAGCTTGAAGCGGGCGATGTTGTACCGGCTGAAGCAGCGCATTTAGTGCGGCAGCTGAAAGCCTGAGCCTTTGACCACTTTTTTATAGTAGACGTAAAAGAAGTCAGAGTACAATGCGGTTTGAATGAGGCCAGTGCAAAATGACAGTTTGTCCAGGGGACGGCCGTCGATGGAGTATCTCCAAATCCAATTGGGAATGTACAGGGCCCGGTACAACCCCATGGCAAAAATGTAGTGGCTCGTGATTGTGCTGGCTTTGCCCGAACGAGAAATCATGAATAGCTGAGGCATGATGGCAAAGCTCTCCAACCAGACGGAAAAGCTCCagaaaatctcaagaaaagtGAACTTGTAGTTGAAGATTAGAGCCAGAACTGCGGAGCCGGCCAGCAGGTACTTGATGTGGAATGTGTCGCGGACTAGCATGTCTCTGTAGGCGACTGGGTTTGTGACCctgcatttttgaattagACTGACCACGTAGACCGAGGAACCGATGAACACGAACTTCATTAGCGTGTTGTACACAGAACGCCATCTAAAGGTCAGCAGGTCCAAGTATCTTGTGCAGAACACCAGCACATAGAGGACTTGcgtcttcaaagaaatacCGTCAATTTGACGGGTCTTTCTGATGTTGTGCACGAGAATCAAGATACTGGCAAGGTGAGCCAGATCTGCGCTGATCCTGAATATGTTGAACATAGTCAATTATAGCCTAGAGAAGAGATACGCACTTTGTTCGAAGGGTACGAAGTGAACACACCTGTCTTTTCGAAGAGGATGCCAATTGTATTCGAAAGTTGATCAATTCTAGTTGTTCGTACATAATCACAAGAAACTATTGGCAAGGCGCGGAGAAGTGGGCTATTACAAGTCTCTTAGGGagtcaaaaagctgctcaTCGTCACTACTAAAGTCGAACTCTGGGCCTTCAACTGCCATCTGCGTTTCATTGCGCGGCAGCGCACCTTGTGGTTCCAAGGAGCGCAAACCATGGTAAGAGCGGACGAAATCAAGACAATCGGGGTCCGCGGCCCTGCCGG
Encoded here:
- the ERD2 gene encoding Erd2p (similar to uniprot|P18414 Saccharomyces cerevisiae YBL040C ERD2 Integral membrane protein that binds to the HDEL motif in proteins destined for retention in the endoplasmic reticulum; has a role in maintenance of normal levels of ER-resident proteins), which translates into the protein MFNIFRISADLAHLASILILVHNIRKTRQIDGISLKTQVLYVLVFCTRYLDLLTFRWRSVYNTLMKFVFIGSSVYVVSLIQKCRVTNPVAYRDMLVRDTFHIKYLLAGSAVLALIFNYKFTFLEIFWSFSVWLESFAIMPQLFMISRSGKASTITSHYIFAMGLYRALYIPNWIWRYSIDGRPLDKLSFCTGLIQTALYSDFFYVYYKKVVKGSGFQLPH
- the RSM7 gene encoding mitochondrial 37S ribosomal protein uS7m (similar to uniprot|P47150 Saccharomyces cerevisiae YJR113C RSM7 Mitochondrial ribosomal protein of the small subunit), translated to MFALRRQLSPALWKNGPRLPASCVAVRHCELPNCIRFQSGTVDQRTAEKASEDRSSLPDTEINSWLEAIESLRSEFTEQPYLPESSLAGPGQSKVNLLEEALNAKKTFEPSEEQIAEWEVLKTVPLPERQDETLQHVTNMIMRHGKKQRAEKTLSRALYLVFCYTRQDPIQLLKKALDDLAPMMVVKTFKTGVAKAAVIPVPLNARQRNRMAWKWIMEGANKRVSSDFAVRLGEELISVFKGNSSGFDKRDQMHKTAIAHRAYIKLK
- the PRE7 gene encoding proteasome core particle subunit beta 6 (highly similar to uniprot|P23724 Saccharomyces cerevisiae YBL041W PRE7 20S proteasome beta-type subunit), translating into MATTVASEYSNEVKNTPIEHQFNPYSDNGGTILGIAGEDFAVLAGDTRHTTDYSINSRYEPKVFDCGDNILISANGFAADGNALVKRFQNSLKWYHFDHNDKKLSMRSAARNIQHLLYGKRFFPYYVHTIIAGLDEEGKGAVYSFDPVGSYEREQCRAGGAAASLIMPFLDNQVNFKNQYEPDSHGTKRKHVKFLTVEEVVQLVRDAFSSATERHIHVGDGVEILIVTKEGVRKEFFELKRD
- a CDS encoding M20 family metallopeptidase (similar to uniprot|P27614 Saccharomyces cerevisiae YJL172W CPS1 Vacuolar carboxypeptidase yscS expression is induced under low-nitrogen conditions) translates to MTNDYIPIDRPKPVQARRKWMITALAAFLTVCLCRLAYVTSHRAPPAGQTLACDSVKTISELPVHKIQKLLDDKALYNQTLAKLQNAVRVPTEVYDTVVNPEIDADDAVWAPFVEIHKQLARDFPAVWANLRVEKVNHYGLLITWEGSDSDLKPAMFAAHMDVVPVERKTWSQWKHEPFSGDLTVDPDFGTLLWGRGSFDDKNMLIGVLQALEYMLTQEPEFKPKRGVVVSVGFDEEIGGHFGAAYLTKILQERYGHKGMLSIIDEGVVGVKEIENVMIAAPGIGEKGRIDLWFHLNTPGGHSSVPPDHTSIGIAAELISDIESEKFPATFAPQNPLSQYYRCIAKNSDTMEKSLKRDFEFSMQDPKANSRVVEYLIETGGKKIEYLLRSTHAVDIIQGGIKANALPETVSFLVDSRIAVDSSVAEVQDVFIKRAVKIAKKYDLGVVFEGEVLLPATPNGNFNITLAGKPLEPAPPSPENDVWGIFAGSIKTFYEDVIFPKTFSEPRELVVGPSIMSANTDTAHYWDLTDNIYRYQPGFAMEDTLSTIHSVNEHINFDTVMHVVGFTYGYIHAVNKFEK
- the ECM13 gene encoding Ecm13p (conserved hypothetical protein), with amino-acid sequence MNQTPLLMSVSRQCLLAQKVRQKLIRCASPAKDTDIDLRLLVGHANLLDRLAREAADAAAAAVPYEATEQRTKSRHHVPKSSQSVLELENSDSESDSDADSDADADEFWSSSDSDDDADSDDFYSESDGDSDLDPEEEADAEWDTQMGIAKYEAAGPYCLYKPVSRYITTTTVVLSDEEDEDDEEPVCHDHTALRRFPAVEPALIRA
- the COR1 gene encoding ubiquinol--cytochrome-c reductase subunit COR1 (similar to uniprot|P07256 Saccharomyces cerevisiae YBL045C COR1 Core subunit of the ubiquinol- cytochrome c reductase complex (bc1 complex) which is a component of the mitochondrial inner membrane electron transport chain), with translation MLRSATRSVFKRGLVTPASKPVVTELSNGIKVATLTNEQSAAATVGVVFGSGSASENPYNNGVSNVLAHLFHSEGAQQAAKAGIQLSTKTARDYQSYVASFAAGSGAVSKPLDLLQSHISAALESSSDAATAGALAKTAKEVAAFEASNHPGRVLEHLHATAFQNTPLGLPVRGTVESIEALEKADLQTHARYHFHNSNAVIVGSGNVAHDELVKAVESQISLQSGDKPVEKKKSSFLGSEVRLRDDTLPKAWIAIAAEGEPVTSPNYYVAKVAAQVFGSYAEAEPASRLQGVKLIDEVQEYHLCDSFDHYSLSYKDAGLWGFSAETSNIHQIDDLTHFTLKQWNRLSISVTEQEVARAKSLLKLQLGSVAADSVKLAHSLGAETLALGAAPDLTRVFEKIDNITVKDVKAWASDRLWDQDIAIAGTGKIEGLLDYMRLRNDMSMMRW
- a CDS encoding uncharacterized protein (conserved hypothetical protein) produces the protein MPLINKKYFSTLLASSVLALFLGLTTDSKLTYFTSDHDKAAHFVVFFLESWLFTKSLIPRRIKLLSHTVDKYILSLLVCAVGAGVGSEFAQAVLSRGRRQFDSLDIVCNVCGGTLGVAVAGHAEFLWR
- the PSY4 gene encoding Psy4p (some similarities with uniprot|P38193 Saccharomyces cerevisiae YBL046W Hypothetical ORF), which translates into the protein MMGIRSDFLYQSLTLMVVEKDASVLRKVEPQQLIPELLVHMTDTIPHEIFQTGSDTESLVARLKFMGEHLTSQFANNHVYPFTMHRICEVCFHPLKYFKTHELGKFVNALEKCCLVSSPLEEESETACEDVSDAGNVSLSKIPWVTQVDEKDLASFLREIEATVSANFGYEQDDDEGEEGDGLDISRNSDVQHNLLDDDDDDDDEDDEDYSDDLNDEEDAGSGGGEDEEIIVEEQIEEDESYSDDETSNGSNEHRGEIEGAGAIDEGETTSEDEDTETSDALRKRKTTELDDFGERDSEVFPVNTTPKKKKHGLAGDASLAESPLFAQGTAVQSKSVEHQVSVLISPSTAIPPQPDKVAAVTDDGNETSPLSYKSSRR